A genomic region of Aspergillus oryzae RIB40 DNA, chromosome 1 contains the following coding sequences:
- a CDS encoding porphobilinogen synthase HEM2 (delta-aminolevulinic acid dehydratase), translated as MSFSNLVSDLAFRDSHDDRSSQISQVQSQATARSYTSTAATSVSISGDISSQLHSGYSHPLSRSWQAERQLTKEMLIYPLFITDNPDEETPIPSLPGQYRRGLNRLVPFIKPLAHKGLRSVILFGVPLHPSAKDALGTAADDPSGPVIQAIRLLRSRFPQLYIVTDVCLCEYTSHGHCGILREDGTLDNTQSVDRISDVALAYAAAGAHCVAPSDMNDGRVRAIKLKLIEAGMAHRVLLMSYSAKFSGCLYGPFRDAAGSCPSFGDRRCYQLPPGGRGLARRAIQRDIGEGADIIMVKPASSYLDIIRDAKEIAKDIPIAAYQVSGEYAMIHAGAKAGVFDLKSMAFESTEGIIRAGAGIIVSYFVPDFLDWLSK; from the exons ATGTCCTTTTCTAATCTCGTCTCTGACCTCGCCTTCAGAGATTCTCATGATGACCGAAGTTCTCAGATATCTCAGGTACAATCGCAAGCCACTGCACGATCGTATACAAGCACAGCTGCCACAAGCGTCAGCATATCTGGCGACATCTCAAGCCAGCTTCATTCCGGTTACAGCCATCCACTGAGCCGATCATGGCAGGCTGAAAGACAGTTGACTAAA GAAATGCTTATTTATCCTCTCTTCATCACCGATAATCCCGATGAGGAGACTCCTATCCCGTCTCTCCCTGGACAGTATCGTCGAGGATTAAACCGTCTAGTTCCTTTCATCAAACCACTTGCCCACAAGGGGCTACGCTCAGTCATCCTGTTTGGCGTCCCACTACACCCCTCTGCGAAGGATGCACTAGGTACCGCTGCAGACGATCCATCTGGACCGGTAATTCAAGCTATTCGCTTGCTTAGGTCGCGGTTTCCTCAACTTTATATCGTGACAGATGTGTGCCTTTGCGAGTATACTTCGCATGGCCACTGTGGGATACTGCGAGAAGATGGGACTCTTGATAATACACAGTCTGTGGATCGGATTTCGGATGTTGCTCTGGCTTATGCTGCCGCCGGAGCCCATTGTGTCGCTCCGTCTGATATGAATGATGGGCGAGTGCGTGCTATAAAACTGAAGCTTATTGAAGCCGGGATGGCCCACCGTGTCCTACTGATGTCCTACAGCGCCAAATTTAGCGGTTGTTTGTACGGCCCTTTCCGTGATGCAGCGGGGTCCTGCCCATCATTCGGGGATCGCAGATGCTACCAGTTACCACCCGGAGGCCGTGGACTTGCTCGGCGCGCTATACAGAGAGATATAGGCGAAGGGGCAGACATCATAATGGTAAAGCCGGCGAGCAGCTACCTGGACATTATCAGAGACGCAAAAGAAATTGCCAAAGACATTCCCATTGCTGCTTACCAGGTCAGCGGTGAGTATGCTATGATACATGCTGGTGCCAAGGCGGGCGTATTTGACTTGAAATCCATGGCCTTTGAAAGTACTGAAGGGATTATAAGGGCTGGTGCTGGGATTATAGTAAGCTATTTCGTGCCTGATTTTCTAGATTGGCTTTCGAAATGA
- a CDS encoding putative acetyltransferase (acetyltransferase (isoleucine patch superfamily)), translating into MALSIEHQLSARTIPGEETEKDKMIRGELYRPFDVHLVEERERCKAALWRFNSACNPVSGLSNKEQNRLLKEILVPPTSAVGSPSGVTSPRPTGSIGQGAVVEAPFQCHYGYNVHIGEDVMISESCLFVDDCPITIGAHTWIGPRVTILSSMAHANMQERKGSQSRHQGRPVTIEEDCYVGAGCTIYPGVRLRRGAYVAPGEVVKSDIVAYGFQGLKPSYM; encoded by the coding sequence ATGGCCCTGAGCATTGAACATCAGTTGTCTGCGCGCACCATCCCCGGTGaggagacagaaaaagataaaatgaTACGTGGTGAACTTTACCGGCCCTTCGATGTTCATCttgtggaagagagagagcgcTGTAAGGCCGCGCTGTGGCGGTTCAACAGTGCCTGCAATCCCGTTTCTGGACTAAGcaataaagaacaaaaccgCCTTTTGAAAGAAATTTTAGTACCACCTACTTCAGCAGTGGGTTCACCCTCGGGTGTCACTTCCCCTCGCCCAACGGGTTCCATCGGGCAAGGTGCGGTTGTTGAAGCGCCCTTCCAGTGCCATTACGGATATAACGTTCATATTGGCGAGGACGTGATGATATCTGAGAGTTGTTTATTTGTGGATGATTGTCCTATCACTATTGGTGCCCACACGTGGATTGGCCCCAGGGTGACTATTCTCAGTTCAATGGCCCATGCAAATATGCAGGAGCGTAAAGGGTCTCAAAGCCGTCATCAGGGACGACCCGTGAcgattgaagaagattgcTACGTCGGCGCTGGCTGCACAATTTACCCTGGTGTTCGCCTTCGACGTGGAGCTTATGTGGCACCGGGTGAAGTTGTCAAATCCGATATCGTAGCTTATGGGTTTCAGGGTCTTAAACCTAGCTACATGTGA
- a CDS encoding exportin CRM1 (nuclear transport receptor CRM1/MSN5 (importin beta superfamily)): MSVSIQELDNTVQAFYEGKGDLQKQAQQTLTEFKQNPDAWLIVGNILQESSYPQTKYLALQVLDDVIMTRWKVLPREQCLGIRNFIVNFIIENSSSEEKLRSERAFLNKLNLVLVSILKQEWPHNWPTFINEIISSCHTSLSICENNMAILRLLSEEVFDFSQDQMTSVKARNLKTSMTQEFSSIFQLCSEVLNTANQPSLIKATLETLLRFLNWIPLGYIFETPIISTLLTRFLDVPEFRNVTLKCLTEIGGLQIGNPYNYDERLVHMFTETLTVVSKIIPLSMDLKQTYAKSNSRDQEFVLNLALFLSSFFSAHLNLTEKLPNRDYLTHAHFYLIRISQIDDREVFKICLEYWTRLVQELYEEMQQLPITDINPLVSMGVSGLSNGGAPHPSTLANYPLRKHKYEEVLSSLRTVMIEKMVRPEEVLIVENDEGEIVREFVKESDTIQLYKTIRECLVYLTHLDVVDTENIMIEKLAKQVDGSEWSWANCNTLCWAIGSISGAMNEETEKRFLVTVIKDLLGLTEMKRGKDNKAVVASNIMYIVGQYPRFLKAHWKFLKTVVNKLFEFMHETHEGVQDMACDTFIKIANKCRRHFVALQPGENEPFIEEIVRSMRKITCDLSPQQVHTFYEACGYMISAQGQKGLQDRLIENLMSLPNSAWDAIIGQANQDPSILQDGETIKIIGNIMKTNVAACSSIGTYFYSQLGRIYHDMLNMFRASSQLISDAVVRDGEIATKTPKVRGLRTIKKEILKLIDTYVQKADDLEMVNANMVPPLLEAVLVDYNRNVPDAREAEVLNVMTTIIHKLHNLMEDKVPLIMESVFECTLEMINKDFHEYPEHRVQFFKLLQAINLYCFPALLKLDATQFKFVIDSCMWASKHDNREVENTGLTMCLELMNNMAETDTQTSNIFFRQFYIPILQDVFFVLTDSDHKAGFKSQAMLLSRMFYFVEAGKVQDPIYSPEQAPLGTSNKDFLQEYVANLLQNAFKNLQEIQIKQFVIGLFAFNDDFNKFKTHLRDFLISLKEFAGDNAELYAEEREQALRDAKAAERDRAMKVGGLLKPSEMDQEDEL, from the exons ATGTCGGTATCCATACAGGAGTTGGACAACACTGTCCAAGCCTTCTACGAAGGCAAAGGAGACCTG CAAAAGCAAGCCCAGCAAACATTGACAGAA TTTAAGCAAAATCCGGATGCCTGGTTAATTGTAGGGAATATTCTCCAGGAGTCATCGTATCCACAGACCAAAT ATCTTGCTCTCCAAGTTCTTGACGATGTAATCATGACTCGATGGAAGGTTCTACCGAGAGAACAATGTCTAG GTATCCGAAATTTTATCGTTAACTTTATCATCGAAAACTCTAGCTCGGAAGAAAAGTTAAGGAGCGAGCGAGCGTTCTTGAACAAACTAAATTTGGTTCTCGTTTCCATCTTGAAGCAGGAATGGCCTCACAATTGGCCGACTTTTATCAACGAAATCATCTCGTCCTGCCACACAAGCCTTTCAATTTGTGAGAACAACATGGCAATCCTTCGCTTGCTATCGGAGGAAGTCTTCGACTTTTCTCAAGACCAGATGACCTCCGTAAAGGCAAGGAATTTGAAGACTTCTATGACACAGGAATTCTCGTCCATCTTCCAGTTGTGCTCCGAGGTGCTCAATACCGCAAACCAACCAAGCTTGATTAAAGCTACCCTGGAGACTCTTCTACGCTTCTTGAATTGGATTCCACTGGGATATATCTTTGAAACACCTATCATAAGTACACTTCTGACACGATTCTTGGACGTTCCCGAATTTCGCAATGTGACCCTCAAGTGTCTGACGGAAATTGGCGGGCTCCAGATCGGCAACCCGTATAACTACGATGAGAGGCTGGTACATATGTTTACAGAGACTTTGACGGTAGTGTCCAAGATAATCCCACTGTCAATGGACTTGAAACAGACATATGCGAAGAGCAACTCGCGAGATCAAGAGTTTGTACTCAacctcgctctcttcctttccagttTCTTCAGCGCCCATCTCAAT CTTACTGAAAAATTACCAAATCGTGACTATCTCACTCATGCGCACTTTTATCTTATTCGCATTAGTCAGATTGACGACAGAGAAGTTTTCAAGATTTGCCTAGAATACTGGACGCGACTCGTGCAAGAGCTTTATGAAGAGATGCAGCAGCTCCCAATCACCGATATCAATCCTTTGGTGAGCATGGGCGTCAGTGGCTTATCAAACGGTGGAGCGCCACATCCCAGCACCTTGGCCAATTACCCACTCCGCAAACACAAATATGAAGAAGTTTTATCAAGCCTGCGTACAGTCATGATAGAAAAAATGGTGCGCCCAGAGGAGGTCCTGATCGTCGAGAACGATGAAGGTGAAATCGTCCGCGAGTTTGTCAAAGAGAGTGATACGATCCAGCTCTACAAGACAATCCGGGAGTGCTTAGTCTACCTCACACATCTCGACGTCGTTGATACGGAGAATATAATGATCGAGAAATTGGCTAAACAAGTCGATGGATCTGAATGGTCATGGGCCAACTGTAATACCCTTTGCTGGGCTATTGGGTCAATCTCCGGAGCCATGAACGAAGAAACCGAGAAGCGCTTTCTCGTTACTGTTATTAAAGACCTCTTGGGTCTCACAGAAATGAAGCGTGGAAAAGATAATAAAGCTGTTGTGGCCAGTAACATCATGTACATCGTGGGGCAGTACCCACGCTTTCTGAAGGCTCACTggaaattcttgaagacaGTTGTCAACAAACTTTTCGAGTTTATGCATGAGACACATGAAG GTGTTCAGGACATGGCTTGCGACACCTTCATAAAGATCGCCAACAAATGCAGACGTCATTTTGTTGCCCTTCAGCCCGGGGAAAACGAGCCGTTCATTGAGGAAATCGTTCGAAGCATGAGGAAAATTACTTGTGATCTTTCGCCGCAGCAGGTCCATACTTTCTACGAAGCATGTGGCTATATGATCTCTGCACAGGGTCAAAAGGGCCTCCAAGACCGGTTGATTGAGAATTTGATGTCATTGCCCAATTCTGCCTGGGACGCTATCATAGGCCAGGCAAACCAAGATCCCTCGATCCTCCAAGATGGAGAGACGATCAAGATCATTGGCAATATCATGAAAACGAACGTCGCTGCCTGTTCGTCAATCGGCACCTACTTTTACTCTCAGCTAGGACGCATTTACCATGACATGCTAAACATGTTTCGAGCTTCTAGCCAGCTTATTAGCGATGCTGTTGTGCGGGATG GAGAAATTGCCACAAAAACACCGAAAGTCCGAGGCCTTAGAACgatcaaaaaggaaattctCAAACTCATTGACACTTACGTCCAGAAAGCGGACGATTTAGAAATGGTCAATGCGAATATGGTTCCGCCTCTGCTCGAGGCTGTGTTGGTGGACTATAATCGTAACGTTCCCGATGCACGCGAAGCGGAGGTTCTGAATGTCATGACAACTATCATCCATAAGCTACAT AATTTGATGGAAGACAAGGTTCCGCTTATAATGGAAAGTGTGTTCGAATGCACTTTAGAAATGATCAACAAAGACTTTCATGAATATCCGGAGCACCGGGTCCAATTTTTCAAGCTGCTCCAAGCAATTAATCTATATTGCTTCCCAGCCCTACTTAAACTTGACGCTACGCAATTCAAGTTCGTAATCGACTCTTGCATGTGGGCCAGCAAACACGACAATCGCGAGGTCGAGAACACGGGTCTCACGATGTGCCTTGAGCTCATGAACAATATGGCCGAAACAGATACTCAAACTTCTAATATCTTCTTTCGCCAATTCTACATTCCCATCCTGCAagatgttttctttgtgctCACCGATAGCGACCATAAAGctg GATTCAAGTCTCAGGCGATGCTCTTGTCGCGTATGTTCTACTTCgttgaagctggaaaggTGCAAGATCCCATTTACTCCCCGGAACAAGCACCACTAGGGACTTCGAACAAGGACTTTCTTCAGGAATATGTTGCAAACCTATTGCAAAACGCCTTCAAGAATCTACAGGA AATTCAGATCAAGCAATTTGTTATCGGGCTGTTTGCATTTAATGATGATTTCAATAAGTTCAAGACTCATTTGCGGGACTTTTTGATCTCGCTGAAGGAATTCGCTGGGGACAATGCAGAGCTCTACGcagaagagagagagcagGCACTGCGAGATGCCAAAGCTGCAGAACGGGATCGTGCAATGAAAGTTGGGGGCCTTCTGAAACCGTCAGAAATGGACCAAGAGGATGAACTATGA
- a CDS encoding PPP1R11/YPI1 family protein (predicted protein): MSRSRQIAPSGTSQVESVPQQPNNTSTVRVPGTLRLRAENEPTVESNTEGRGLHRHIRWSEDVIDNEGMGKRSSKVCCIYHKARPVGESSSESESSDSESSDADSDNEIDNPRNTLGRSSVHHITDNHSHEQESEHDRERGRLTCCPNHGHRKLKRRRPSPNAYEKMPKTTKGR, from the exons ATGTCTAGATCCCGACAAATAGCACCGAGTGGGACATCCCAGGTTGAATCGGTGCCTCAACAGCCTAATAATACATCAACTGTTCGAGTTCCAGGCACACTCAGACTAAGAGCAGAAAACGAACCAACTGTTGAGTCTAACACTGAGGGCAGAGGCTTGCACCGGCATATACGATGGAGTGAGGATGTGATAGATAATGAAGGAATGGGGAAAAGGAGCTCTAAAG TATGCTGCATCTACCACAAAGCTCGACCTGTCGGTGAAAGTAGTTCAGAGTCTGAATCATCTGATTCTGAATCATCGGACGCCGATAGCGATAATGAGATAGATAATCCCAGGAACACCCTGGGCCGTTCGTCGGTGCATCATATTACCGACAATCATTCCCATGAGCAAGAATCTGAACATGACAGGGAGAGAGGGCGGCTAACGTGTTGCCCAAATCATGGTCACAGAAAGCTTAAGCGGAGGAGACCAAGTCCCAATGCGTACGAGAAGATGCCTAAGACCACAAAAGGGCGCTAG
- a CDS encoding DASH complex subunit DAD2 (predicted protein) has translation MSSSSFRQPSTHHAAPQQQLSALAARIASKKAELDNLKQLREMSGALAMQMQVLEEKIGTLKDGTEAVACVLANWDNVLRSISMASSKPPPCSLPMLALLRSVLLVAIADPLVP, from the exons ATGTCGA GCTCATCTTTTCGCCAGCCAAGTACTCATCATGCTGCGCCCCAGCAGCAATTGTCGGCCCTGGCTGCCCGGATTGcgtcgaagaaggccgagCTAGATAATCTGAAGCAACTCCGTGAGATGAGTGGTGCGCTAGCGATGCAAATGCAAGTCTtagaagagaagataggGACGCTTAAGGATGGCACAGAAG CTGTTGCCTGCGTTCTTGCTAACTGGGACAATGTTCTACGGTCGATTAGCATGGCCTCCAGTAAGCCGCCACCTTGTTCTCTACCTATGCTAGCACTGCTGAGATCTGTATTATTGGTTGCCATTGCTGACCCCTTGGTTCCCTGA
- a CDS encoding cytochrome P450 (cytochrome P450 CYP2 subfamily) gives MAITATLFSIQKSLIHTPLQSIAIAALFTSCLYFIVNEFIRAFSRVPGFKGPRGLPLIGNIAQIRKNAAEQYRIWSKTYGPVYQIQLGNIPVIVVNSAVSAKAIFGQNAQALSSRPEFYTFHKIVSNTAGTTIGTSPYSDSLKRRRKGAASALNRPSVESYVSHLDAESKAFVAELLKYGEGGNVPVDPMAMIQRLSLSLALTLNWGVRVVSQEEDLFNEITHVEEEISKFRSTTGNLQDYIPLLRLNPFNTNSKKAKEMRDRRDKYLNGLNRDLDDRMEKGIHKPCIQANVILDQEAKLNSEELTSISLTMLSGGLDTVTTLVAWSIGLLAKRPDIQDKAAEAILNMYGPNQPMCDAADDQRCAYVAALVRECLRYFTVLRLALPRTSIRDITYGGNIIPKGTVFFLNSWACNMDPDTWSDPEEFRPERWLEQPDAPLFTYGLGYRMCAGSLLANRELYLIFMRTINSFRIEPYDEIDWHPVHGNADPTSLVAIPKKYKVRFIPRDNKVLEDVLGSAFSLKRVI, from the exons ATGGCCATAACAGCAACTCTGTTCTCCATACAGAAAAGTCTTATTCATACCCCTCTACAGTCAATAGCTATAGCGGCCCTATTCACCTCCTGTCTCTATTTCATTGTCAATGAATTCATCCGTGCTTTCTCTCGTGTTCCAGGATTCAAGGGGCCTCGTGGTCTACCTTTAATTGGGAACATCGCCCAAATTCGCAAGAACGCCGCTGAACAGTATCGCATATGGTCCAAGACCTACGGACCCGTTTATCAGATTCAATTGGGGAATATTCCGGTTATTGTTGTGAACTCTGCCGTCTCTGCAAAGGCAATCTTTGGGCAGAATGCACAGGCCCTAAGCTCAAGGCCTGAGTTTTACACATTCCATAAA ATCGTGTCCAACACTGCTGGCACAACCATTGGGACTTCCCCCTACAGCGATTCGCTGAAAAGACGTAGGAAGGGTGCCGCCTCAGCACTTAACCGACCGTCGGTGGAGTCCTATGTCTCGCATCTGGATGCAGAGTCCAAAGCATTCGTGGCGGAACTTCTTAAGTATGGAGAGGGCGGGAACGTACCAGTGGATCCCATGGCGATGATCCAACGCCTCAGTCTGAGTTTGGCTTTGACGCTCAACTGGGGTGTGCGTGTGGTATCACAGGAAGAGGACTTGTTCAACGAGATCACCCAcgtggaggaggagataAGCAAATTTAGGAGCACCACCGGCAATCTACAAGATTACATACCTCTCTTGCGGCTAAACCCCTTCAATACTAACtcgaagaaagccaaggagaTGAGAGATCGGCGAGATAAATACCTCAATGGACTCAACCGTGATCTAGACGATcgaatggagaaaggaaTCCACAAACCCTGTATCCAAGCCAATGTCATCCTTGATCAGGAAGCGAAGTTGAACTCAGAAGAACTTACCTCTATCAGCTTGACTATGCTCTCAGGAGGGCTTGATACTGTTACTACGCTTGTGGCTTGGAGTATTGGCCTCCTCGCTAAACGCCCAGACATCCAAGACAAAGCTGCAGAAGCGATTCTGAATATGTATGGCCCTAACCAACCAATGTGCGATGCTGCAGATGATCAGAGATGCGCATACGTTGCTGCACTGGTAAGAGAGTGTCTAAG GTACTTTACGGTCCTTCGTCTGGCCCTCCCTCGGACATCGATCAGAGATATTACATACGGCGGCAATATAATTCCCAAGGGTactgttttctttctaaaTTCGTGGGCTTGTAATATGG ATCCCGATACCTGGAGCGACCCGGAGGAGTTTAGGCCAGAAAGATGGCTTGAACAGCCCGATGCACCTTTATTCACCTACGGGCTAGGCTACCGCATGTGTGCAGGCTCACTCCTTGCTAACCGCGAACTGTATTTGATCTTCATGCGCACCATTAATAGCTTCAGGATTGAACCATATGACGAGATCGATTGGCACCCTGTCCATGGCAATGCAGATCCTACAAGCCTAGTCGCAATCCCGAAAAAGTATAAGGTCAGGTTTATTCCTCGAGACAATAAAGTGCTTGAGGATGTTCTTGGTTCAGCGTTTTCCTTGAAGCGTGTTATATGA